Proteins from a genomic interval of Flammeovirgaceae bacterium SG7u.111:
- a CDS encoding LuxR C-terminal-related transcriptional regulator, with product MGKFDHYNEIFRTTYDFRKEEIKGHIKHLKELDKVLPPSSTFLMITNTSISKYEFISKNFGFATGQDKEEFLEKGIPHFLSFIHPDEIQTWLQLLRELVEFYLENYPPQLLDRLDFQYNYRFKNAEGNYVNILENQVNILADTNGRPIVGLGHFTVFGEGEELPMRATVRFLNEHDDYETVFYKVYNTGKIRLLESVITKRERDILRLIAMGHPNGLIAHKLGISVHTVQTHRKNMLEKTESKNSTELVVQAIREGLI from the coding sequence ATGGGGAAGTTTGACCATTACAACGAGATTTTCAGGACTACATATGATTTTAGAAAAGAAGAAATTAAGGGGCATATCAAGCACCTGAAAGAGTTGGATAAGGTGCTTCCTCCAAGTTCTACTTTCCTAATGATCACAAATACGAGTATTAGTAAATACGAATTTATCAGCAAAAACTTTGGCTTTGCCACTGGGCAAGATAAGGAAGAGTTTTTAGAAAAAGGAATCCCTCACTTTCTTTCGTTTATACATCCTGATGAAATTCAAACATGGCTGCAGCTCCTTCGAGAGCTGGTAGAGTTCTACTTAGAAAATTACCCACCCCAATTACTCGATAGGCTAGATTTCCAGTACAACTATCGCTTTAAAAATGCAGAGGGGAATTATGTGAATATACTTGAAAACCAGGTGAATATTTTAGCAGATACCAACGGGAGGCCTATTGTTGGGCTGGGGCATTTTACCGTTTTTGGTGAAGGAGAAGAGTTGCCCATGCGCGCAACAGTGCGGTTTTTGAATGAGCACGATGATTATGAGACTGTTTTTTATAAAGTATATAACACAGGTAAGATCAGGCTTTTAGAATCGGTTATCACGAAGCGGGAAAGGGATATTTTGAGACTGATAGCCATGGGGCATCCAAATGGATTGATAGCTCATAAACTAGGAATTAGTGTCCATACGGTGCAGACCCACCGTAAAAATATGTTGGAAAAAACAGAGAGTAAAAATAGTACAGAATTGGTTGTTCAGGCAATTAGAGAAGGTTTGATCTAG
- a CDS encoding SGNH/GDSL hydrolase family protein — translation MKYFILFIFLLVPEIRTSSSLNFTLIRPDDLMIRYMGRFDFRNPLQPSFGWPGSSIEFMFEGTSCTLLLENFSENKDGYGMPHLSYYNVWLDGRLLAPLEVMNGKIIYPIVSGLGDKAHHLRLFKRTEAHTGVTAFRGVRLDRGKRLLPLPRRKQRKIEFIGDSITCGYGNEGDNKRCKFSGKTENNERAYGAITAKNLHAEYVAVAFSGIGMYQNYDRNKERTMPTMYDRIYPQNDSVFWDFSYWKPQLVVINLGTNDFAHENPPRWRYVDTYKKFVRKVKSNYPHSKVLLLLSPMVSDAYPKPRRVRSTLASCLQQVIKELNQEGIWNLHYFELSELDAQNEKDFGCDFHPSASKHLQHSDELTLFTKKLMNWE, via the coding sequence ATGAAGTACTTTATTTTATTCATTTTTCTTCTAGTTCCAGAAATCAGGACTTCATCGAGCCTAAACTTTACGCTCATTAGGCCAGACGACCTCATGATCAGGTACATGGGCCGCTTTGATTTCAGGAACCCACTTCAGCCTTCTTTCGGCTGGCCTGGTTCCAGCATCGAATTTATGTTTGAAGGCACTTCCTGTACCTTATTACTCGAAAACTTTTCGGAAAACAAGGACGGTTATGGAATGCCCCACCTGAGCTATTACAATGTTTGGCTCGACGGAAGGTTGCTCGCTCCACTGGAAGTGATGAATGGCAAAATTATTTACCCCATAGTGAGCGGATTAGGCGATAAAGCTCACCACTTGAGGCTTTTCAAAAGAACCGAGGCTCACACTGGAGTAACTGCATTTAGGGGAGTAAGACTCGATAGAGGAAAGCGGCTCCTGCCCCTCCCCCGTCGCAAGCAACGGAAAATTGAATTTATAGGAGATTCTATCACCTGTGGCTATGGTAATGAAGGAGACAATAAGCGTTGTAAATTTTCGGGAAAAACAGAAAATAACGAAAGAGCTTATGGAGCTATTACAGCCAAAAACTTGCATGCAGAATACGTTGCCGTGGCGTTTTCGGGAATAGGGATGTACCAAAACTACGATAGGAATAAAGAACGGACGATGCCCACTATGTACGACCGAATCTACCCTCAAAACGACTCGGTTTTTTGGGATTTTTCCTACTGGAAGCCACAACTAGTGGTTATCAACTTGGGCACAAACGATTTTGCCCATGAGAACCCACCCCGCTGGCGGTACGTTGATACCTACAAAAAATTTGTGCGCAAAGTAAAAAGCAACTACCCTCATTCAAAGGTGCTTTTGCTGCTTAGCCCCATGGTGTCGGATGCTTATCCTAAACCCAGAAGGGTGCGGAGTACGCTAGCCTCTTGCCTTCAGCAAGTGATAAAAGAACTCAACCAAGAAGGAATTTGGAACTTGCATTATTTCGAGTTGAGCGAGCTCGATGCACAAAATGAAAAAGACTTCGGTTGCGATTTCCATCCCAGTGCCAGCAAGCACCTTCAGCATTCCGACGAACTAACTCTATTTACGAAAAAATTGATGAACTGGGAATGA